In one Carassius carassius chromosome 48, fCarCar2.1, whole genome shotgun sequence genomic region, the following are encoded:
- the LOC132131701 gene encoding uncharacterized protein LOC132131701 isoform X7: protein MTARVYRSLMAVLSCLSGNLIITEATFGFPTMVFGFCPMKLTVVPSRRGCFFDGDCPGGEKCCIFESGSACVPPVSMDRIIQQSLMKPGLCPPPTYGRSCTTFCNGDSDCPNNEKCCSNGCGHYCTAPYTVKPGQCPKPKKTPECAESCFHDGQCPSTQKCCPTTWGHACSEANDLEHDQGSVHASVHVSVQSDDHGTGSGSAQGSSSGSSYGSGSAQGSSSGSSYGSGSAQGSSSGSGSDHGSGQAQGSSSASSSGSDQGSGQAQGSSSASSSGSGQDQGSSSASSSGGGQDQGSSSASSSGSGQAQGSSSGSGQDQGSSSASSSGSGRAQGSSSGSDHGSGQAQGSSSASSSGSGQDQGSSSASNQGSGQAQGSSSASSSGSGSSQAQGSSSGSGGSYVFVSI from the exons ATGACAGCACGAGTGTACCGCTCATTGATGGCTGTTTTATCATGTCTGTCTGGAAACTTGATCATAACAGAAGCCACAT ttGGCTTCCCAACAATGGTGTTCGGTTTCTGTCCGATGAAGCTGACGGTAGTGCCGTCTCGTCGAGGATGTTTTTTTGATGGAGACTGCCCTGGAGGAGAAAAATGCTGTATATTTGAGTCGGGGTCTGCGTGTGTGCCGCCTGTTTCCA tgGATAGAATTATTCAGCAGTCATTGATGAAGCCAGGACTGTGTCCACCCCCAACCTATGGAAGATCGTGTACCACATTCTGTAACGGTGACTCTGACTGTCCCAACAATGAGAAGTGCTGCAGCAATGGATGTGGTCATTACTGTACAGCTCCATATACAG TGAAGCCAGGTCAGTGTCCCAAACCGAAGAAAACTCCAGAATGTGCTGAAAGCTGTttccatgatggccagtgtccttccacacagaaatgttgcccaaccaccTGGGGCCATGCATGTAGTGAAGCAAATGATCTAGAACATGATCAGGGAAGTGTTCACGCAAGTGTTCATGTAAGTGTTCAGTCAGATGATCATGGAACTGGTTCTGGAAGCGCTCAGGGAAGTAGTTCTGGAAGTAGTTATGGAAGTGGAAGCGCTCAGGGAAGTAGTTCTGGAAGTAGTTATGGAAGTGGAAGCGCTCAGGGAAGTAGTTCTGGAAGTGGATCAGATCATGGAAGTGGTCAGGCTCAGGGAAGTAGCTCTGCAAGTAGTTCTGGGAGTG atcagggaagcggtcaggctCAGGGAAGTAGCTCTGCAAGTAGTTCTGGAAGTGGTCAGGATCAGGGAAGTAGCTCTGCGAGTAGTTCTGGAGGTGGTCAGGATCAGGGAAGTAGCTCTGCGAGTAGTTCTGGAAGTGGTCAGGCTCAGGGAAGTAGTTCTGGAAGTGGTCAGGATCAGGGAAGTAGCTCTGCAAGTAGTTCGGGAAGTGGTCGGGCTCAGGGAAGTAGTTCTGGAAGTG ATCATGGAAGTGGTCAGGCTCAGGGAAGTAGCTCTGCGAGTAGTTCTGGAAGTGGTCAGGATCAGGGAAGTAGCTCTGCGAGTA atcagggaagcggtcaggctCAGGGAAGTAGCTCTGCAAGTAGTTCTGGAAGTGGAAGCAGTCAGGCTCAGGGAAGTAGTTCTGGAAGTGGAGGTAGTTATGTTTTTGTGTCAATATAA
- the LOC132131701 gene encoding uncharacterized protein LOC132131701 isoform X11, with protein sequence MTARVYRSLMAVLSCLSGNLIITEATFGFPTMVFGFCPMKLTVVPSRRGCFFDGDCPGGEKCCIFESGSACVPPVSMDRIIQQSLMKPGLCPPPTYGRSCTTFCNGDSDCPNNEKCCSNGCGHYCTAPYTVKPGQCPKPKKTPECAESCFHDGQCPSTQKCCPTTWGHACSEANDLEHDQGSVHASVHVSVQSDDHGTGSGSAQGSSSGSSYGSGSAQGSSSGSSYGSGSAQGSSSGSGSDHGSGQAQGSSSASSSGSGQDQGSSSASSSGSGQAQGSSSGSGSDQGSGQAQGSSSASNQGSGQAQGSSSASSSGSGSSQAQGSSSGSGGSYVFVSI encoded by the exons ATGACAGCACGAGTGTACCGCTCATTGATGGCTGTTTTATCATGTCTGTCTGGAAACTTGATCATAACAGAAGCCACAT ttGGCTTCCCAACAATGGTGTTCGGTTTCTGTCCGATGAAGCTGACGGTAGTGCCGTCTCGTCGAGGATGTTTTTTTGATGGAGACTGCCCTGGAGGAGAAAAATGCTGTATATTTGAGTCGGGGTCTGCGTGTGTGCCGCCTGTTTCCA tgGATAGAATTATTCAGCAGTCATTGATGAAGCCAGGACTGTGTCCACCCCCAACCTATGGAAGATCGTGTACCACATTCTGTAACGGTGACTCTGACTGTCCCAACAATGAGAAGTGCTGCAGCAATGGATGTGGTCATTACTGTACAGCTCCATATACAG TGAAGCCAGGTCAGTGTCCCAAACCGAAGAAAACTCCAGAATGTGCTGAAAGCTGTttccatgatggccagtgtccttccacacagaaatgttgcccaaccaccTGGGGCCATGCATGTAGTGAAGCAAATGATCTAGAACATGATCAGGGAAGTGTTCACGCAAGTGTTCATGTAAGTGTTCAGTCAGATGATCATGGAACTGGTTCTGGAAGCGCTCAGGGAAGTAGTTCTGGAAGTAGTTATGGAAGTGGAAGCGCTCAGGGAAGTAGTTCTGGAAGTAGTTATGGAAGTGGAAGCGCTCAGGGAAGTAGTTCTGGAAGTGGATCAGATCATGGAAGTGGTCAGGCTCAGGGAAGTAGCTCTGCAAGTAGTTCTGGGAGTGGTCAGGATCAGGGAAGTAGCTCTGCAAGTAGTTCTGGGAGTGGTCAGGCTCAGGGAAGTAGTTCTGGAAGTGGATCAgatcagggaagcggtcaggctCAGGGAAGTAGCTCTGCAAGTA atcagggaagcggtcaggctCAGGGAAGTAGCTCTGCAAGTAGTTCTGGAAGTGGAAGCAGTCAGGCTCAGGGAAGTAGTTCTGGAAGTGGAGGTAGTTATGTTTTTGTGTCAATATAA
- the LOC132131701 gene encoding uncharacterized protein LOC132131701 isoform X3, with protein sequence MTARVYRSLMAVLSCLSGNLIITEATFGFPTMVFGFCPMKLTVVPSRRGCFFDGDCPGGEKCCIFESGSACVPPVSMDRIIQQSLMKPGLCPPPTYGRSCTTFCNGDSDCPNNEKCCSNGCGHYCTAPYTVKPGQCPKPKKTPECAESCFHDGQCPSTQKCCPTTWGHACSEANDLEHDQGSVHASVHVSVQSDDHGTGSGSAQGSSSGSSYGSGSAQGSSSGSSYGSGSAQGSSSGSGSDHGSGQAQGSSSASSSGSGQDQGSSSASSSGSGQAQGSSSGSGSDQGSGQAQGSSSASSSGSGQDQGSSSASSSGGGQDQGSSSASSSGSGQAQGSSSGSGQDQGSSSASSSGSGRAQGSSSGSDHGSGQAQGSSSASSSGSDQGSGQAQGSSSASSSGSGSSQAQGSSSGSGGSYVFVSI encoded by the exons ATGACAGCACGAGTGTACCGCTCATTGATGGCTGTTTTATCATGTCTGTCTGGAAACTTGATCATAACAGAAGCCACAT ttGGCTTCCCAACAATGGTGTTCGGTTTCTGTCCGATGAAGCTGACGGTAGTGCCGTCTCGTCGAGGATGTTTTTTTGATGGAGACTGCCCTGGAGGAGAAAAATGCTGTATATTTGAGTCGGGGTCTGCGTGTGTGCCGCCTGTTTCCA tgGATAGAATTATTCAGCAGTCATTGATGAAGCCAGGACTGTGTCCACCCCCAACCTATGGAAGATCGTGTACCACATTCTGTAACGGTGACTCTGACTGTCCCAACAATGAGAAGTGCTGCAGCAATGGATGTGGTCATTACTGTACAGCTCCATATACAG TGAAGCCAGGTCAGTGTCCCAAACCGAAGAAAACTCCAGAATGTGCTGAAAGCTGTttccatgatggccagtgtccttccacacagaaatgttgcccaaccaccTGGGGCCATGCATGTAGTGAAGCAAATGATCTAGAACATGATCAGGGAAGTGTTCACGCAAGTGTTCATGTAAGTGTTCAGTCAGATGATCATGGAACTGGTTCTGGAAGCGCTCAGGGAAGTAGTTCTGGAAGTAGTTATGGAAGTGGAAGCGCTCAGGGAAGTAGTTCTGGAAGTAGTTATGGAAGTGGAAGCGCTCAGGGAAGTAGTTCTGGAAGTGGATCAGATCATGGAAGTGGTCAGGCTCAGGGAAGTAGCTCTGCAAGTAGTTCTGGGAGTGGTCAGGATCAGGGAAGTAGCTCTGCAAGTAGTTCTGGGAGTGGTCAGGCTCAGGGAAGTAGTTCTGGAAGTGGATCAgatcagggaagcggtcaggctCAGGGAAGTAGCTCTGCAAGTAGTTCTGGAAGTGGTCAGGATCAGGGAAGTAGCTCTGCGAGTAGTTCTGGAGGTGGTCAGGATCAGGGAAGTAGCTCTGCGAGTAGTTCTGGAAGTGGTCAGGCTCAGGGAAGTAGTTCTGGAAGTGGTCAGGATCAGGGAAGTAGCTCTGCAAGTAGTTCGGGAAGTGGTCGGGCTCAGGGAAGTAGTTCTGGAAGTG ATCATGGAAGTGGTCAGGCTCAGGGAAGTAGCTCTGCGAGTAGTTCTGGAAGTG atcagggaagcggtcaggctCAGGGAAGTAGCTCTGCAAGTAGTTCTGGAAGTGGAAGCAGTCAGGCTCAGGGAAGTAGTTCTGGAAGTGGAGGTAGTTATGTTTTTGTGTCAATATAA